In Chrysiogenia bacterium, a single window of DNA contains:
- the cls gene encoding cardiolipin synthase, with product MKGRAVDEQTTMQIWTAVALTVGGYVVTLLYIPRILSRKAEPGATLAWLITIILFPYVGVLFFVLLGGNRLRIRTEDKARANEHIERFVVQVRDGQEKPEQGVIDGVDPALITVAQRLGLWLPTGGNQVDVSIDGVESFERMEALIDGARHHVHMEFFIFQSDRTGTRMRDALIRAAQRGVQVRLLIDAVGSYLTRERFFAPLRQAGGEVARFLPVGPLKGWAVYNLRNHRKLLVADGVRACVGGMNIGDAYAGLHGKQGEPWRDTWVGVSGPAAAQIQEIFAGDWYFATGNVLAEPRHFPPPHAMGFDYVQIVPSAPAQQFSKLHQLTVAMIQSARERIYITTPYFVPDPTLASAITLAALRGVDVRLLVPKRSNHPLADLVGRSFYEELLESGVAIHEYKASMLHAKGIVIDGALCSLGSANMDTRSFRLAFEVNAYVYGQDFAGRLEEFFVKDTLASTRVDPAAFAARSTWQKSVESVARILGPVV from the coding sequence GTGAAGGGACGCGCGGTGGACGAGCAGACGACAATGCAGATCTGGACGGCGGTAGCGCTCACGGTGGGCGGCTACGTGGTGACGTTGCTCTACATCCCGCGCATCCTGAGCCGAAAGGCCGAACCGGGCGCCACGCTTGCCTGGCTCATCACCATCATCCTCTTCCCCTATGTGGGGGTTCTCTTCTTTGTCCTGCTGGGCGGTAACCGCCTGCGAATCCGCACCGAGGATAAGGCCCGCGCCAACGAGCACATCGAGCGCTTTGTGGTGCAGGTGCGCGACGGGCAGGAAAAGCCCGAGCAGGGCGTGATCGACGGCGTCGATCCGGCGCTCATCACCGTGGCGCAGCGCCTCGGACTGTGGTTGCCCACCGGCGGCAATCAGGTTGATGTGAGCATCGACGGCGTGGAGAGCTTCGAGCGGATGGAAGCGCTCATCGACGGCGCGCGCCATCACGTGCACATGGAATTTTTCATCTTTCAGAGTGACCGTACCGGAACGCGCATGCGCGACGCTCTCATTCGCGCGGCCCAGCGCGGCGTGCAGGTGCGTCTGCTCATCGATGCGGTGGGCAGCTATCTCACGCGCGAGCGTTTCTTCGCGCCGTTGCGACAGGCAGGCGGGGAGGTGGCGCGCTTCCTGCCTGTGGGCCCGCTCAAGGGCTGGGCCGTCTACAACCTGCGCAATCACCGCAAATTACTGGTCGCTGACGGCGTTCGCGCCTGCGTGGGGGGCATGAACATCGGTGATGCCTACGCAGGCCTGCACGGCAAGCAGGGGGAGCCCTGGCGCGATACCTGGGTGGGAGTCTCGGGGCCTGCGGCCGCGCAGATACAGGAAATCTTCGCCGGCGACTGGTACTTCGCCACCGGCAACGTGCTGGCCGAGCCCCGGCATTTTCCGCCGCCGCATGCGATGGGGTTCGACTACGTGCAGATCGTCCCGAGCGCGCCGGCCCAGCAGTTCTCGAAGCTCCATCAGCTCACCGTCGCCATGATCCAGAGCGCGCGCGAGCGGATCTATATTACGACGCCCTACTTCGTCCCCGATCCCACGCTGGCCAGCGCGATCACGTTGGCTGCGCTGCGCGGGGTGGATGTGCGGCTGCTGGTCCCCAAGCGCTCGAATCACCCGCTGGCCGACCTGGTGGGGCGAAGTTTCTACGAAGAGCTTCTAGAGTCGGGAGTGGCGATCCATGAATACAAAGCCTCCATGCTCCACGCCAAGGGCATCGTGATTGACGGCGCGCTGTGCAGCCTGGGCAGTGCGAACATGGACACGCGCAGCTTCCGGCTGGCTTTTGAAGTCAACGCCTACGTCTACGGGCAGGACTTCGCCGGGCGGCTCGAGGAATTCTTCGTCAAGGACACGCTTGCCTCCACGCGTGTCGATCCGGCGGCCTTTGCCGCGCGCTCCACCTGGCAAAAGAGCGTGGAGTCCGTCGCCCGGATCCTGGGGCCGGTGGTGTAG